In the Collimonas arenae genome, TCAGCGAGATTCGTCCAAGTCTTTAATGCGCCACGGGCTGTGAAAACGTCATAGTGTTTTTTTGGCTGTGTGATCGTAATAACAGCCTGCCATAAACGACTATCAAGCGTTTTAATTTCCACCGAGTAGTTATCTCTATTCGTCTCAGCAATAATGACAATCTCTCGTTTATTTAGTCCCATATTTTCATTCTGGATTTGACGTCAGCCCCTATGATTAGAGGTCGTATTTTACTTTAGTGCATACAGTTTCTGCTGTTTTTCGGGCTTTTAGCTACCAATACATCAAAACCACGAAGATCAGCCGTTCTTAGGTGCTCCCGCGTCCCTATGGACAAGTCAGGATATGTGGATAACGAAAAGCCGTTACCCACATACCCAAGACTTGACCACAGGGAACCCTCGCGATGTTTGCCTACGGCCTGACGCGCTTCGCTTGCCTCAATTTATATAAAATTCCTCAAACCAACCCCCGGCCTGCAGGCTAGCTTTACCGACCGTTGTTTAGCATGACAGGGGCGATTTGAGTCTGAGGACTGAAGCGAAGCGAAGGAGCGAAGATGGCCCGTTCAGGGCCACCCCTGTTTTTCATGGCGGAGCGGCGGCGCCGACCGGCGACGCGTAGCCAGGTACAGGCGGTTAATTATTTGTCTTGAGGCTATTTACCTTGTGCGCCGCATAGCGGTGCAGTCTAGTTATTAAGGGGTTCACAAGCGCGTAGCGCGTCAACCCCGCTTGCGGGGTCTGATTTTGATGTTTCGTAAGGTTTTGGGGTTCCTTGGAGTACTGATTTTGTAGTTGGTCTACCCCGGCCAAAACAGATATTAGAGCGGCGTTTTGAAAACCGGCCGGAAAGCCGCGCCAGTATTGGTAATTGTGTTTTTGATAAGGCTCATCCTATTGAGCTGTATAGAGATCGTCTAGGTGAGCTGTATAGGGATCAGCTAGGTGAGCTGTAGCAATTTTTTGCTATCACTGATGGATTTTCGGGTCAACCCACAATTTTAAATTGCCGGGCAGTGCTGAGTGATCCCTATACAGCTCATGCTTGAGCTAAATTTAGCAAGCCATGAGCTTGATTAGCTCACCGTTTGCATTTATATTATCATCGCATGATCTAAAAACGATCAACAATGAGCTGTATAGGGATCACGATGACCACTGAAAATCCAAGCACAGAAGTGCAGCTGGCCTCAGCGCAAAAAGAACTTGCGCGCTTAAAGCAAGGAGCAATTAACGCGGGCTTCATCCAGGTCAGCAAAATGTATATTGCTGAAATGACGGACCTGGCGCAACGCGCTCCTTCCGCGCACACGGTGCTGTGGACACTCGTTCAGCAAATGAACAAACTCAATGCCGTCATGATTAGCCAGGACTCGCTTTGCAAGTTGACTAAGCTGAGTTCGGCGACCGTCAAACGTGCAGTTTCTTTACTGCGGGAACAGCAGTGGCTTGAGGTTCTAAAAATCGGAACTGCGAATGTCTATAGGGTTAATTCGGATGTGTTCTGGCAAGATCGAGCAGATGGGCGTTGGGCCTCATTCCACGCAAACGTTATTCTCAATTTTGAAGAGCAAGACGAACTGACGAAAAGCCAGCCGCGAGTTAGAACGCGCCATTTGCCGCTTGTTGAGGCCGATGATGCAGTGATGCCAACGGTCCAACCAGAATTAAATTTTCACAACGCGACAATAAGCGAATGAACTTTAAAATCACCTCCCCTGCCCTGCGTCACTCTGAGTTAGACCTCTGATGCATTGGAGAGATCAAAAAGAGTGGACGCCCTGGGACGATAGGGAAATCGCAGGAACGGTCTACTCGTTCAAACATCTGCGATCTTTCGATATGTCGGTAATGAAGGAAGCGCGGGGAGATCTGGCTGAATTCAAGGTTACAGTG is a window encoding:
- a CDS encoding replication/maintenance protein RepL produces the protein MTTENPSTEVQLASAQKELARLKQGAINAGFIQVSKMYIAEMTDLAQRAPSAHTVLWTLVQQMNKLNAVMISQDSLCKLTKLSSATVKRAVSLLREQQWLEVLKIGTANVYRVNSDVFWQDRADGRWASFHANVILNFEEQDELTKSQPRVRTRHLPLVEADDAVMPTVQPELNFHNATISE